A single Elephas maximus indicus isolate mEleMax1 chromosome 2, mEleMax1 primary haplotype, whole genome shotgun sequence DNA region contains:
- the LOC126067993 gene encoding olfactory receptor 14C36-like — MPNSTTVTEFLLMRLSDVWELRVLHAMLFLMMYLATLLGNLLVVTVTTLAQSLHTPMYFFLRNLSVLDMCYISITVPKACVIFLLDNRVISMVGCAAQIFLVILFASAELLFLTIMARDRYVAICQPLHYPVIMNPRACVQMTLTSAFSGLIYAGVHTGTAFRLSFCHSNVVHQFFCDVPSLLKLSCSDTLSNEIVIFVSVVVIAGGCFIFIIMSYMRIFSAVLKLPTRGERGKVFSTCVPHILVVTVFVVSGITVYLKPTSNSPTTQDMIISAFYSIAPPFLNLIIYSLRNKQIIEAVRTVMSRML, encoded by the coding sequence ATGCCCAACTCTACCACAGTCACTGAATTCCTGCTTATGAGGTTGTCTGATGTGTGGGAGCTCAGAGTCTTGCATGCCATGTTATTCCTCATGATGTACTTGGCAACCCTGCTGGGGAACCTTCTCGTTGTCACAGTAACCACTCTCGCCCAGAGTcttcacacccccatgtatttcttccttagAAATCTGTCTGTCCTGGACATGTGCTACATTTCCATCACTGTACCCAAGGCATGTGTCATCTTCCTGCTTGACAACAGGGTAATCTCCATGGTGGGATGTGCAGCTCAGATCTTCCTTGTGATTTTGTttgcttctgcagagctgctattTCTCACCATCATGGCCcgtgaccgctatgtggccatctgccaacCCCTCCACTACCCTGTGATCATGAACCCTCGGGCCTGTGTCCAAATGACACTGACCTCCGCATTCAGTGGTCTGATCTATGCAGGTGTGCACACTGGCACTGCATTCCGGTTGTCCTTCTGTCATTCCAATGTGGTCCATCAGTTCTTCTGTGATGTCCCATCTCTGCTGAAACTCTCCTGCTCTGACACTCTCAGCAATGAGATTGTAATTTTTGTCTCTGTAGTGGTTATTGCAGGTGGCTGCTTTATCTTCATCATCATGTCTTATATGCGCATATTTTCTGCTGTGCTCAAGCTTCCAACCAGAGGAGAGCGAGGAAAGGTCTTTTCTACCTGTGTTCCTCACATTCTTGTGGTGACAGTCTTTGTCGTCTCAGGCATTACGGTCTATCTGAAGCCAACCTCCAATTCACCTACAACTCAGGACATgattatttctgcattctattctatAGCCCCTCCTTTCCTAAATCTTATTATCTATAGTCTCAGAAATAAGCAGATAATTGAGGCTGTAAGGACAGTCATGAGTAGAATGCTCTAG